The Actinomadura sp. WMMB 499 genome includes a window with the following:
- a CDS encoding sigma-70 family RNA polymerase sigma factor, whose protein sequence is MNERDPLAEGFEEHRPHLRAVAYRMLGSLAEADDAVQEAWLRLARAGGGDIGNLGGWLTTVVGRVCLDMLRTRRMRGEAPLEARLPDPVVGAEAPGGADPEGQAVLADSVGLALLVVLESLNPAERLAFVLHDMFGMPFEEIAPIVDRTPAAARKLASRARARVRGASPAPDPDPVARRRVVDAFLGAARDGDIEGLLAVLDPDVVLRADPGTLIPGGMKVARGAREVVGHAATFHRMATASESRPALVNGAAGLVNTIDGELVSIMSFTVSGHRIVAIDILSDPDRLARIDLTALDG, encoded by the coding sequence ATGAACGAGCGCGATCCGCTGGCCGAAGGGTTCGAAGAGCACCGCCCCCACCTGAGGGCGGTGGCGTACCGGATGCTCGGCTCCCTGGCCGAGGCCGACGACGCCGTGCAGGAGGCGTGGCTGCGGCTCGCGCGCGCCGGCGGCGGCGATATCGGCAACCTCGGCGGGTGGCTGACCACGGTCGTCGGCCGGGTGTGCCTGGACATGCTGCGCACCCGCCGGATGCGGGGCGAGGCCCCGCTGGAGGCGCGGCTGCCCGACCCGGTCGTCGGCGCGGAGGCGCCCGGCGGCGCCGACCCCGAGGGGCAGGCGGTCCTGGCCGACTCGGTGGGGCTGGCGCTCCTGGTGGTGCTGGAGTCGCTGAACCCGGCCGAACGGCTCGCGTTCGTCCTGCACGACATGTTCGGCATGCCGTTCGAGGAGATCGCCCCGATCGTGGACCGGACCCCGGCCGCGGCCCGCAAGCTCGCCAGCCGCGCCCGCGCGCGCGTCCGGGGCGCGTCCCCGGCACCGGACCCCGACCCGGTCGCTCGGCGCCGCGTGGTGGACGCGTTCCTCGGCGCGGCGCGCGACGGCGACATCGAGGGCCTGCTCGCCGTCCTCGACCCGGACGTCGTGCTGCGCGCCGACCCCGGGACGCTGATCCCCGGCGGCATGAAGGTCGCGCGCGGCGCCCGCGAGGTGGTGGGGCACGCCGCGACGTTCCACCGCATGGCGACCGCCTCGGAGTCCCGCCCCGCGCTCGTCAACGGCGCGGCCGGACTGGTGAACACGATCGACGGCGAACTCGTCTCGATCATGAGCTTCACCGTCTCCGGCCACCGGATCGTCGCGATCGACATCCTCTCCGACCCCGACCGGCTCGCCCGGATCGACCTCACCGCGCTGGACGGCTGA
- the chvE gene encoding multiple monosaccharide ABC transporter substrate-binding protein: protein MKPRKLVTMALGIGLALGLTACGSSEKTVDKERADAPVKGALIGVTMPTRSSERWIHDGDNVKKQLEGLGYKVDLQYAEDDIPTQANQIDNQITKGARLLIVAPIDGTALTTQLQKAADQDIPVISYDRLILNSPNVDYYATFDNHQVGVQQATSLLVGLGLQKADGSAGPEKGPFNVELFAGSPDDNNAKYFYNGAMATLKPYMDKGALVVKSGQTEFEPMATLRWEGARAQARMEDLITRNYRDGAKVDGVLSPFDGMSIGILSALKSNGYGTDSQPYPVVTGQDAEVASMKSIIAGEQYSTIFKDTRKLAEVTVQMADAVLKGQDPPVNNTEDYDNGEKVVPSNLLQPVIVTKENYEKVLVDSGYYTAGDLQ, encoded by the coding sequence GTGAAGCCAAGGAAGCTCGTCACGATGGCGCTGGGCATCGGGCTCGCGCTCGGTCTGACCGCGTGCGGTTCCAGCGAGAAGACGGTCGACAAGGAGCGGGCCGACGCGCCCGTGAAGGGCGCGCTCATCGGCGTGACGATGCCGACCCGGTCCTCCGAGCGGTGGATCCACGACGGCGACAACGTGAAGAAGCAACTGGAGGGGCTCGGCTACAAGGTCGACCTGCAGTACGCCGAGGACGACATCCCGACGCAGGCGAACCAGATCGACAACCAGATCACCAAGGGCGCCCGGCTGCTGATCGTGGCCCCGATCGACGGCACCGCCCTGACCACGCAGCTGCAGAAGGCCGCCGACCAGGACATCCCGGTCATCTCCTACGACCGCCTGATCCTCAACTCCCCCAACGTCGACTACTACGCCACCTTCGACAACCACCAGGTGGGCGTGCAGCAGGCGACGTCGCTGCTGGTCGGGCTCGGGTTGCAGAAGGCGGACGGCTCGGCCGGCCCCGAGAAGGGGCCGTTCAACGTCGAACTGTTCGCGGGGTCGCCCGACGACAACAACGCCAAGTACTTCTACAACGGCGCGATGGCCACCCTGAAGCCCTACATGGACAAGGGCGCCCTGGTCGTCAAGAGCGGGCAGACCGAGTTCGAGCCCATGGCGACGCTGCGCTGGGAGGGCGCCCGCGCGCAGGCGCGCATGGAGGACCTCATCACGCGGAACTACCGCGACGGCGCGAAGGTGGACGGCGTGCTGTCCCCGTTCGACGGCATGTCGATCGGGATCCTGTCCGCGCTGAAGTCCAACGGCTACGGCACCGACTCCCAGCCGTACCCGGTGGTCACCGGGCAGGACGCCGAGGTCGCGTCGATGAAGTCGATCATCGCGGGCGAGCAGTACTCGACGATCTTCAAGGACACCCGCAAGCTCGCCGAGGTGACGGTGCAGATGGCCGACGCCGTCCTGAAGGGCCAGGACCCGCCGGTCAACAACACCGAGGACTACGACAACGGCGAGAAGGTCGTGCCGTCCAACCTCCTCCAGCCCGTGATCGTCACCAAGGAGAACTACGAGAAGGTGCTCGTCGACAGCGGCTACTACACCGCGGGCGACCTGCAGTAG
- the mmsA gene encoding multiple monosaccharide ABC transporter ATP-binding protein, translated as MTDAILRMRGITKSFPAVKALQDVNLDVARGEIHAICGENGAGKSTLMKVLSGVYPHGDYSGEIEFDGEPCRFSGIRDSERRGIVIIHQELALSPYLSIAENIYLGNERRGRFGLIDWNRTNADAARLLERVGLHENPVTPAMDLGVGKQQLVEIAKALSKEVRLLILDEPTAALNDADSRHLLDLLRGLRADGITCVIISHKLNEIRSIADSTTILRDGRTIETLDMHGGEVSEDRIISGMVGRDLGHRYPERVHDVGEEVFRIEDWTVHSPTQRGRVVVDRAALALRRGEVVGLAGLMGAGRTELAMSVFGRSWGAQITGRVFKDGAEVRIRTVGDAIGHGLAYATEDRKTYGLNLIESITRNVSAAGLGKLARAGWVNDNREYEVAERFRRDMNIKAPSVLSAAGELSGGNQQKVVLSKWMFTDADVLILDEPTRGIDVGAKYEIYSIINTLAEQGKAVLVISSELPELIGICDRVYAMAAGRITGEVARAEATPERLMQFMTDMTQTEEATT; from the coding sequence ATGACGGACGCGATACTGCGGATGCGCGGGATCACCAAGAGCTTCCCCGCGGTCAAGGCGCTGCAGGACGTGAACCTGGACGTCGCGCGCGGTGAGATCCACGCGATCTGCGGCGAGAACGGGGCCGGGAAGTCGACGCTGATGAAGGTCCTGTCGGGCGTCTACCCGCACGGCGACTACAGCGGGGAGATCGAGTTCGACGGGGAGCCGTGCCGGTTCTCGGGCATCCGCGACAGCGAGCGGCGCGGCATCGTGATCATCCACCAGGAACTGGCGCTGAGCCCGTACCTGTCGATCGCGGAGAACATCTACCTCGGCAACGAGCGGCGCGGCCGGTTCGGGCTGATCGACTGGAACCGGACGAACGCCGACGCCGCGCGGCTGCTCGAGCGGGTGGGCCTGCACGAGAACCCGGTGACGCCCGCGATGGACCTCGGCGTCGGCAAGCAGCAGCTCGTCGAGATCGCGAAAGCGCTGTCGAAGGAGGTGCGGCTGCTGATCCTGGACGAGCCGACCGCGGCGCTGAACGACGCCGACTCGCGGCACCTGCTCGACCTGCTGCGCGGGCTGCGGGCGGACGGCATCACCTGCGTGATCATCTCGCACAAGCTGAACGAGATCCGCTCGATCGCCGACTCGACGACGATCCTGCGGGACGGCCGGACCATCGAGACGCTCGACATGCACGGCGGCGAGGTCTCCGAGGACCGCATCATCTCCGGGATGGTCGGCCGCGACCTCGGCCACCGGTATCCCGAGCGGGTCCACGACGTGGGCGAGGAGGTGTTCCGGATCGAGGACTGGACGGTGCACAGCCCCACCCAGCGGGGCCGCGTGGTGGTGGACCGCGCCGCGCTCGCCCTGCGCCGCGGCGAGGTCGTCGGTCTCGCGGGGCTGATGGGCGCCGGCCGCACCGAGCTCGCGATGAGCGTGTTCGGCCGCAGCTGGGGCGCCCAGATCACGGGCCGGGTGTTCAAGGACGGCGCGGAGGTGCGGATCCGGACGGTCGGGGACGCGATCGGCCACGGCCTGGCCTACGCGACCGAGGACCGCAAGACCTACGGCCTCAACCTCATCGAGAGCATCACGCGGAACGTGTCGGCGGCCGGGCTCGGCAAGCTCGCGCGGGCGGGCTGGGTGAACGACAACCGCGAGTACGAGGTCGCCGAGCGGTTCCGCCGGGACATGAACATCAAGGCGCCGAGCGTCCTGTCGGCGGCCGGCGAGCTGAGCGGTGGCAACCAGCAGAAGGTGGTGCTGTCGAAGTGGATGTTCACCGACGCCGACGTCCTGATCCTGGACGAGCCGACCCGCGGCATCGACGTCGGCGCCAAGTACGAGATCTACTCGATCATCAACACGCTGGCCGAGCAGGGCAAGGCGGTGCTGGTGATCTCGTCCGAGCTGCCGGAGCTGATCGGGATCTGCGACCGCGTCTACGCGATGGCGGCCGGGCGGATCACCGGTGAGGTGGCGCGCGCGGAGGCCACGCCCGAGCGGCTCATGCAGTTCATGACCGACATGACGCAAACCGAGGAGGCCACCACATGA
- the mmsB gene encoding multiple monosaccharide ABC transporter permease produces MSSVAPAGKAVTPPAAEPPKGGRGLPVNLRQSGIYIAFAVIVALFAVLTDGQLLSPGNISNIVVQNSYILILAIGMILVIIGGHIDLSVGSVVALTGAIAAVLMVNHDVPWPIALLLTLLAGAAIGAWQGYWIAYFGIPAFIVTLAGMLMFRALTLTVLDNQRIGPFPDDVRTIANGFLSGYLGNIGLGFLGGADLFTLLVALALVGGFVVLGWRRRQGRIGYGQQVDPIAVFAAKNTLAVVVVMFIAVQLARFKNLPWVLVLLGALVLAYTTLTNRSVFGRRIYAMGGNPLAARLSGVNVKSVSFWLFVNMGVLSAVAGIVFAGRLNQAGPTAGNMFELDAIAAAFIGGAAVQGGVGKVIGAITGGLIMGVINNGMSLLGAPSERVMLIKGLVLLAAVAFDIWTKRRSGTAR; encoded by the coding sequence ATGAGCAGCGTCGCCCCCGCCGGGAAGGCGGTGACCCCGCCGGCGGCCGAGCCGCCGAAGGGCGGGCGCGGCCTGCCGGTCAACCTGCGGCAGAGCGGGATCTACATCGCGTTCGCGGTCATCGTCGCGCTGTTCGCGGTGCTGACCGACGGGCAGCTGCTGTCGCCGGGGAACATCTCCAACATCGTCGTCCAGAACTCCTACATCCTGATCCTGGCGATCGGGATGATCCTGGTGATCATCGGCGGGCACATCGACCTGTCGGTGGGGTCGGTGGTCGCGCTGACGGGCGCGATCGCGGCCGTCCTGATGGTGAACCACGACGTGCCGTGGCCGATCGCGCTGCTGCTGACCCTGCTCGCGGGGGCGGCGATCGGGGCGTGGCAGGGGTACTGGATCGCCTACTTCGGGATACCGGCGTTCATCGTGACGCTGGCCGGGATGCTGATGTTCCGGGCGCTGACGCTGACCGTCCTGGACAACCAGCGCATCGGCCCGTTCCCCGACGACGTCCGGACGATCGCCAACGGCTTCCTGTCGGGCTACCTCGGCAACATCGGCCTCGGCTTCCTCGGCGGCGCCGACCTGTTCACCCTGCTGGTCGCGCTGGCCCTGGTCGGCGGGTTCGTGGTGCTCGGCTGGCGGCGGCGGCAGGGCCGGATCGGCTACGGGCAGCAGGTCGACCCGATCGCGGTGTTCGCGGCGAAGAACACGCTGGCCGTCGTCGTGGTGATGTTCATCGCCGTCCAGCTCGCGCGGTTCAAGAACCTGCCGTGGGTGCTGGTGCTGCTCGGCGCGCTGGTGCTGGCCTACACGACGCTGACGAACCGGTCGGTGTTCGGGCGCCGCATCTACGCCATGGGCGGCAACCCGCTCGCGGCGCGGCTGTCCGGGGTGAACGTCAAGTCGGTGTCGTTCTGGCTGTTCGTGAACATGGGCGTGCTGTCGGCGGTCGCGGGCATCGTGTTCGCCGGGCGGCTCAACCAGGCGGGCCCGACCGCGGGCAACATGTTCGAGCTGGACGCCATCGCGGCGGCGTTCATCGGCGGCGCGGCCGTGCAGGGCGGGGTCGGCAAGGTCATCGGCGCCATCACCGGCGGCCTGATCATGGGCGTGATCAACAACGGGATGTCGCTGCTCGGCGCGCCCAGCGAGCGGGTCATGCTGATCAAGGGCCTGGTCCTGCTGGCCGCGGTGGCGTTCGACATCTGGACCAAGCGGCGCAGCGGGACGGCCCGGTGA
- a CDS encoding LacI family DNA-binding transcriptional regulator, translating to MTATPPARPGLRDVARLAGVSHQTVSRVFKDHPMVSPKTRDRVLAAAAQLDFRPNAAARALATGRSSTLGVVSFDTALHGPASIIAAIERHAREAGFFTSVAGLGSAGRGTVAGAVERFRDQGVDGLIMIPGHVPPEEAVRHLPGDLPMVMLGPPAAVPTVQADHYHAPGEAARYLLGLGHRTVHHLPGPADWSEATERTRGWRDALAAAGAEIPGCTPGDWSARSGYERGRVLAADPDVTAVFAANDQIALGLLWAIHESGRRVPEDVSVIGFDDIPEAAFLTPPLSTVRQDFAALGRHCVELLVAQLTDPGAAPGPAAVVPSELVIRRSTGPAR from the coding sequence ATGACCGCCACTCCACCCGCGCGCCCCGGGCTCCGCGACGTCGCCCGGCTGGCCGGAGTCTCGCACCAGACGGTGTCCCGGGTCTTCAAGGACCATCCGATGGTCAGCCCCAAGACCCGGGACCGGGTCCTGGCCGCCGCCGCGCAGCTGGACTTCCGGCCCAACGCGGCGGCCCGGGCCCTGGCGACCGGACGGTCGAGCACCCTCGGCGTCGTCAGCTTCGACACCGCCCTGCACGGCCCCGCGTCGATCATCGCGGCGATCGAGCGGCACGCCCGCGAGGCGGGCTTCTTCACCAGCGTGGCCGGGCTGGGCTCGGCGGGCCGCGGCACCGTCGCCGGGGCGGTGGAGCGGTTCCGCGACCAGGGCGTGGACGGTCTCATCATGATCCCGGGGCACGTGCCGCCGGAGGAGGCGGTGCGGCACCTGCCGGGCGACCTGCCGATGGTGATGCTCGGCCCGCCCGCCGCCGTGCCGACCGTCCAGGCCGACCACTACCACGCACCGGGCGAGGCCGCGCGGTACCTGCTGGGCCTGGGGCACCGCACCGTCCACCACCTGCCGGGTCCGGCGGACTGGTCGGAGGCCACCGAGCGGACCCGCGGCTGGCGGGACGCGCTGGCCGCGGCGGGCGCCGAGATCCCCGGCTGCACGCCGGGCGACTGGAGCGCCCGGTCCGGCTACGAGCGGGGCCGGGTGCTGGCGGCCGATCCGGACGTGACGGCGGTGTTCGCGGCCAACGACCAGATCGCGCTCGGGCTGCTGTGGGCGATCCACGAGAGCGGGCGCCGGGTGCCCGAGGACGTCAGCGTGATCGGCTTCGACGACATCCCGGAGGCCGCGTTCCTCACCCCGCCGCTCAGCACCGTCCGGCAGGACTTCGCGGCGCTCGGCCGGCACTGCGTCGAGCTGCTGGTGGCCCAGCTCACCGACCCGGGCGCGGCGCCCGGACCGGCCGCCGTGGTGCCGAGCGAGCTGGTGATCCGCCGCAGCACCGGCCCCGCGCGCTGA
- a CDS encoding PGPGW domain-containing protein yields the protein MTTTAPHRPAPEAETETGTDAPATGASPAPRGGLRPVRKIAVAVAGTVVIAAGIVMLVIPGPGVVVILAGIGLLGTEFPAAKRVSDRAYGYIKAAWAKVRRKR from the coding sequence GTGACCACCACCGCGCCGCACCGACCCGCCCCCGAGGCCGAGACCGAGACCGGCACCGACGCCCCCGCGACCGGCGCGTCCCCGGCACCGCGCGGCGGGCTCCGGCCGGTGCGCAAGATCGCCGTTGCCGTCGCGGGGACGGTGGTGATCGCCGCGGGCATCGTGATGCTGGTGATCCCCGGCCCGGGCGTGGTGGTCATCCTCGCCGGCATCGGGCTGCTCGGCACCGAGTTCCCCGCCGCCAAGCGCGTCAGCGACCGCGCCTACGGCTACATCAAGGCCGCCTGGGCGAAGGTCCGCCGCAAGCGCTGA
- a CDS encoding pirin family protein: MSNVEDRPVEQDVCSAEAAVAAEPDLEALHPREVPLGGPRAMAVRRVLPNRDRRMVGAWCFADSYGPDDIAGRAGMRVPPHPHIGLQTVTWLIEGEVLHRDGLGSRALVRPGDLSLMTAGPGIAHSEQSPPDHSPVLHGAQLWVALPEAARTTAPAFEFHPGADLPRLDRPGAGVTVFAGEVGGAASPATAHSPLAGAALDLAAGARLRLPLDPAFEYAVLVLSAALTVEGRAVPTGDMLYLGRGRTGLDLSADRPAHALLLGGEPFAEDLVMWWNFVGRTHDEIAEARTAWERERADPPANARFAPVTGYDGPALPAPVLPNARLKPRPRYRRH, translated from the coding sequence ATGAGCAACGTCGAGGATCGTCCCGTCGAGCAGGACGTCTGCTCGGCCGAGGCGGCCGTCGCGGCCGAGCCGGACCTCGAGGCGCTCCACCCGCGCGAGGTGCCGCTGGGCGGCCCCCGCGCGATGGCGGTCCGGCGCGTCCTGCCCAACCGGGACCGGCGCATGGTCGGCGCGTGGTGCTTCGCCGACTCCTACGGCCCGGACGACATCGCGGGCCGCGCGGGCATGCGGGTCCCGCCGCACCCGCACATCGGGCTGCAGACGGTGACGTGGCTGATCGAGGGCGAGGTGCTGCACCGGGACGGGCTCGGCAGCCGCGCGCTCGTCCGGCCCGGGGACCTGTCGCTGATGACCGCGGGCCCCGGCATCGCGCACTCCGAGCAGTCCCCGCCGGACCATTCCCCGGTGCTGCACGGCGCCCAGCTCTGGGTGGCGCTGCCCGAGGCCGCCCGCACGACCGCGCCCGCGTTCGAGTTCCACCCCGGCGCCGACCTGCCCCGCCTCGACCGGCCGGGCGCCGGGGTCACCGTGTTCGCCGGCGAGGTCGGCGGGGCCGCGTCCCCCGCCACCGCGCACTCGCCGCTCGCCGGTGCCGCGCTCGACCTCGCGGCGGGCGCCCGGCTGCGGCTGCCCCTCGACCCGGCGTTCGAGTACGCGGTGCTCGTGCTGTCGGCGGCGCTGACCGTCGAGGGACGCGCGGTGCCCACCGGCGACATGCTGTACCTCGGGCGCGGGCGCACCGGGCTCGACCTCTCGGCCGACCGCCCCGCCCACGCGCTGCTGCTGGGCGGCGAGCCGTTCGCCGAGGACCTCGTCATGTGGTGGAACTTCGTCGGGCGCACCCACGACGAGATCGCCGAGGCCCGGACGGCCTGGGAGCGCGAGCGCGCGGACCCGCCCGCGAACGCCCGCTTCGCCCCCGTCACCGGCTACGACGGCCCCGCCCTGCCCGCGCCCGTCCTGCCCAACGCGCGGCTGAAGCCCCGGCCCCGGTACCGCCGGCACTGA
- a CDS encoding SMP-30/gluconolactonase/LRE family protein, protein MMSRFHRSALATALTAAAVLPAAAPAAAADADDRRHRVRVSTAYELPGDRVYPEGIAADPRTGVLYAGSFADGTIYRMSGRDRAAEVFLPAGADGRDTANGLEVDPRGRLWVTDSSTGVAVYDVRTRRLLARFEVPGDGARFVNDLAITPDGTAYLTDSLRAVVYRVTPRDLAAARGGRGALEPSFDLAPVLEPYEPGAYTLNGIVAGPSGRYLLAVDSTGGDLYRLDVASGAVAKVALHGGDMALADGLDLRHGRLWAAHNTRDVITRWRVAPGGRAAWLERRVADAELDAPTTLVRARGTLYVVRSQFDEGGPLGPGTPETPFTVAAVRGI, encoded by the coding sequence ATGATGTCTCGTTTCCACCGTTCCGCCCTCGCCACCGCCCTCACCGCGGCGGCGGTGCTTCCCGCCGCGGCACCGGCCGCCGCGGCGGACGCGGACGACCGGCGGCACCGCGTCCGCGTCTCCACGGCGTACGAGCTGCCGGGCGACCGCGTCTACCCGGAGGGCATCGCGGCCGACCCCCGCACCGGCGTCCTGTACGCGGGCTCCTTCGCCGACGGCACGATCTACCGCATGTCCGGCCGCGACCGTGCCGCCGAGGTCTTCCTGCCCGCCGGGGCCGACGGCCGCGACACCGCCAACGGCCTCGAGGTCGACCCGCGCGGCCGGCTCTGGGTCACCGACTCCAGCACCGGCGTCGCCGTCTACGACGTCCGCACCCGGCGGCTGCTCGCGCGCTTCGAGGTCCCCGGGGACGGGGCCCGGTTCGTCAACGACCTCGCGATCACGCCCGACGGCACCGCCTACCTCACCGACAGCCTGCGCGCCGTCGTCTACCGGGTCACCCCGCGCGACCTCGCCGCGGCCCGCGGCGGGCGCGGCGCCCTGGAGCCGAGCTTCGACCTGGCGCCCGTCCTCGAGCCGTACGAGCCCGGCGCGTACACGCTCAACGGCATCGTCGCCGGGCCGTCCGGCCGGTACCTCCTCGCCGTCGACTCGACCGGCGGCGACCTCTACCGCCTCGACGTCGCGTCCGGCGCCGTCGCGAAGGTCGCGCTGCACGGCGGCGACATGGCGCTGGCCGACGGCCTCGACCTGCGGCACGGCCGCCTGTGGGCGGCGCACAACACCCGCGACGTGATCACCCGCTGGCGGGTCGCCCCCGGCGGGCGGGCCGCGTGGCTGGAGCGCCGCGTCGCCGACGCCGAACTGGACGCCCCGACGACGCTCGTCCGCGCCCGCGGCACCCTGTACGTCGTCCGCTCCCAGTTCGACGAGGGCGGCCCGCTCGGCCCCGGCACCCCGGAGACGCCGTTCACGGTCGCCGCCGTCCGCGGCATCTGA
- a CDS encoding MarR family winged helix-turn-helix transcriptional regulator → MTSMPVPERIGSHLKRAEQALNAAKHAALKPSGLTVPQYAALLQLSDHPGMSAAALARACAVTPPTMNTVLRNLRERGLIERTPHEWHRNILETRLTAEGEAVLRGADERAVRVERGLSAEFTDAERESLVDLLGRCVAFLDADRTSRPAVD, encoded by the coding sequence ATGACCTCGATGCCCGTGCCGGAGCGGATCGGCTCCCACCTCAAGCGCGCGGAGCAGGCGTTGAACGCGGCCAAGCACGCGGCGCTGAAACCGAGCGGCCTGACGGTGCCGCAGTACGCCGCGCTCCTCCAACTGTCCGACCATCCGGGCATGTCGGCCGCCGCGCTGGCGCGGGCCTGCGCCGTCACCCCGCCGACGATGAACACGGTGCTCCGGAACCTGCGCGAACGGGGGCTCATCGAGCGCACGCCGCACGAATGGCACCGCAACATCCTCGAGACGCGGCTGACCGCCGAGGGGGAGGCGGTGCTGCGCGGCGCCGATGAGCGGGCCGTGCGGGTCGAGCGGGGGCTGTCGGCCGAGTTCACCGACGCCGAGCGCGAATCGCTGGTCGACCTCCTGGGCCGCTGCGTCGCGTTCCTCGACGCCGACCGCACGTCCCGACCCGCCGTGGACTGA
- a CDS encoding SAM-dependent methyltransferase — protein MLENPGAASARIYDYSLGGKDNYGPDRDAAMAALAMHRVARLLPRENRKFMRRAVRYLLDAGVRQFLDIGCGLPGKGNVHELAQRADPGARTVYVDNDPVAVVHYQALLHAVPTATAVHGDARRPADVLADPEVTALIDLDRPVGVLMIGMLDQITDADDPDGVVRTFRDAMAPGGHLVICDLASDRLTAADFAKHEKIVELLGFPVVFRPAARLAGFFDGLELVDPGLVPAPEWRPDRPYDPPSGWLMAGVGRKP, from the coding sequence ATGCTCGAGAACCCCGGCGCCGCGAGCGCCCGCATCTACGACTACTCGCTCGGCGGCAAGGACAACTACGGCCCCGACCGCGACGCCGCCATGGCCGCGCTCGCCATGCACCGCGTCGCGCGCCTGCTGCCCCGCGAGAACCGCAAGTTCATGCGCCGTGCCGTCCGGTACCTGCTCGACGCCGGCGTCCGGCAGTTCCTCGACATCGGCTGCGGCCTGCCCGGCAAAGGCAACGTGCACGAGCTCGCCCAGCGCGCCGATCCCGGCGCCCGCACCGTCTACGTCGACAACGACCCGGTCGCCGTCGTCCACTACCAGGCCCTGCTGCACGCGGTGCCGACGGCCACCGCCGTGCACGGCGACGCCCGGCGGCCCGCCGACGTCCTCGCCGATCCCGAGGTCACCGCGCTCATCGACCTCGACCGCCCGGTCGGGGTGCTGATGATCGGGATGCTGGACCAGATCACCGACGCCGACGACCCGGACGGCGTCGTGCGGACGTTCCGCGACGCGATGGCGCCCGGCGGCCACCTCGTGATCTGCGACCTGGCGTCCGACCGGCTCACCGCCGCCGACTTCGCGAAGCACGAGAAGATCGTCGAACTGCTCGGGTTCCCCGTCGTGTTCCGCCCGGCGGCCCGCCTCGCCGGGTTCTTCGACGGCCTCGAACTCGTCGACCCCGGACTCGTCCCCGCACCGGAGTGGCGTCCGGACCGCCCCTATGACCCGCCGTCCGGCTGGCTCATGGCGGGCGTCGGCCGCAAACCCTGA